The DNA sequence ACGCAATCGAATATGCGATCGTGAATTTGCCTTCCGGGGCCAAGGATGGCTCAAAGTTGCTGGGCATGATGGAGATGATGTCCACGTCACCGATAAAACCTTCTTCTGCCTTGATAATGGACGGAACCAGCAGCCAGGATTTGGGATTGATTCCGGCGTCCTCGAAGAGATTGCTTTTAACACCGATGAACCCGGTCAACATGCCTACGCTGAAGAATTCGGCATCAATCTTTTTGATTAGATCCTGCGGAAATTTATTCTTAGGCAGAAATTTCCATATTTTCCGTATGGGGACTGTGCAGACCACCTGGTCGGCCTCGAACAATTGTTCTCCATCGGTGGTTTTCACAGTAACTCCGGTCACCTTGGGGCCGTCGAAAAGGATCTCTCTTACTTTGGCACCATTGATGATGGTGCCGCCGTTTTCGGTGACTTTTTCGGCCAGTCTTTCGCCGATGTAAACAAAACCCGGTTTTGGAACAATGCCGGTGGAGCCGCTGATCAGGTTCATTCCAATATCCACTGCTGTTCTCATAAAACGGATAAAGTCCCCGGCAGGAATCATGTCTGGTTCACCCATGACCATATGGATGGAGGCGACGGCTGCCAGGAACTCATACACCTTGCGGTCATTCGTACGATCATCCAACCATTGGCCAAAGGAAACCTTGTCCCATTCGGCCAAGGTTTCCGACGAAGCCATGGCCATTTCCCTCAACAGTTTTTTCGCAGTCCTGTTGGAAGCTTCAGTCATCCATCCGAAATCACCGCCCTTTTCCATGGGGAAAAGTTTGTATTCTTTAGGATCGACGACGGAAAATCCTTCATTGCCCGGCAAGGGAACTGGTTTGTCCAGGTAGTCAAGCAGAAAACCGACCCGGCCCTTGGTTCCCCAGAAAGTTGCGTGTCCTCCCGCTTCGAAGCTATACCCGTCCAACAGCTTTTCTTTCAACATGGTCTCCATATCTGGCTCAGACCTGGCAACCCAAGCATAGACTGAAGCCATCACCTTTTTAAACTTTTTATGGTCAAGAGACTTGCCGTGCAGCTTTAATGTGTCATTTTCCGCCG is a window from the Deltaproteobacteria bacterium genome containing:
- a CDS encoding FAD-dependent oxidoreductase, giving the protein MSEHYDAVIIGAGLAGLSAAALLATEEKCKVLVLEKEDYVGGRLVSFAAENDTLKLHGKSLDHKKFKKVMASVYAWVARSEPDMETMLKEKLLDGYSFEAGGHATFWGTKGRVGFLLDYLDKPVPLPGNEGFSVVDPKEYKLFPMEKGGDFGWMTEASNRTAKKLLREMAMASSETLAEWDKVSFGQWLDDRTNDRKVYEFLAAVASIHMVMGEPDMIPAGDFIRFMRTAVDIGMNLISGSTGIVPKPGFVYIGERLAEKVTENGGTIINGAKVREILFDGPKVTGVTVKTTDGEQLFEADQVVCTVPIRKIWKFLPKNKFPQDLIKKIDAEFFSVGMLTGFIGVKSNLFEDAGINPKSWLLVPSIIKAEEGFIGDVDIISIMPSNFEPSLAPEGKFTIAYSIALTENELRDKAKVDRVIDLGRKIFHKTFPKMKEDTLWEIWTCSDKGFGDWPPPGTSRPDTTQPGMEGLFFAGDGYGAKNWGSGMDATVYSALLCVDAMTGGNYVEKVMPEYHR